The proteins below come from a single Edaphobacter acidisoli genomic window:
- the purM gene encoding phosphoribosylformylglycinamidine cyclo-ligase, translating into MEQDAARAKSAKKTAAKKSVSYADAGVDISSGERSKQRIKMLARKTFNKHVLSEIGGFGGLFSLDLEKFPNPVLVSSADGVGTKLKVAFELGIHHTVGQDLVNHCVNDIAVQGATPLFFLDYLATGRLDNETIETVVQGLSEACRANGCALIGGETAQMPGFYADGEYDLAGTIIGAVNRDKIITGSTIANGDVLIGLPSNGLHTNGYSLARKLLFEVAKYGADQYVNELKDKTGAALMRTHRSYLSIIKKLTGAEVVAGMAHITGGGITDNLPRIIPKGLGAVVDLASWQVPPLFEHLQKLGNVEQDEMMRTFNMGIGLIVVVPAEKLKKAKAVLNRANERHHIIGRIVRGERKVTYN; encoded by the coding sequence CTGGAACAGGACGCGGCGCGTGCGAAGTCCGCAAAGAAGACAGCGGCGAAGAAGTCTGTCAGCTACGCTGACGCGGGCGTTGATATCAGCTCGGGCGAGCGGAGCAAGCAGCGCATCAAGATGCTGGCGCGCAAGACGTTCAACAAGCACGTGCTCTCGGAGATTGGCGGATTTGGCGGGCTGTTTTCGCTGGACCTGGAGAAGTTTCCGAACCCGGTGCTGGTGTCGTCGGCCGATGGCGTGGGCACGAAGCTGAAGGTTGCGTTTGAGCTTGGGATTCACCATACGGTGGGCCAGGACCTGGTGAACCACTGCGTGAACGATATTGCCGTGCAGGGCGCGACGCCGCTGTTCTTTCTGGATTATCTGGCGACGGGCAGGCTGGATAACGAGACGATTGAGACGGTGGTGCAGGGGCTGAGCGAGGCGTGCCGCGCCAACGGTTGCGCTCTGATTGGCGGCGAGACGGCGCAGATGCCGGGCTTCTATGCTGATGGCGAGTATGACCTGGCGGGAACGATCATCGGTGCGGTGAACCGCGACAAGATCATTACGGGCAGCACTATCGCCAATGGCGACGTGCTGATTGGGCTGCCTTCGAATGGGCTGCACACGAATGGCTACTCGCTGGCGCGCAAGCTGCTGTTTGAGGTGGCGAAGTATGGCGCGGACCAGTATGTGAACGAGCTGAAGGACAAGACGGGCGCGGCGCTGATGCGGACGCACCGCAGCTATCTCTCGATCATCAAGAAGCTGACGGGGGCAGAGGTGGTTGCAGGGATGGCGCACATTACCGGCGGCGGGATTACGGACAATCTGCCGCGCATTATTCCGAAGGGACTGGGCGCGGTGGTGGACCTGGCGAGCTGGCAGGTTCCGCCGCTGTTTGAGCATCTGCAGAAGCTGGGCAATGTCGAGCAGGACGAGATGATGCGCACGTTCAACATGGGTATTGGACTGATTGTGGTGGTGCCGGCGGAGAAGCTGAAGAAGGCGAAGGCGGTACTGAATCGGGCCAACGAGCGGCACCACATCATCGGGCGCATTGTGCGCGGTGAACGCAAAGTGACGTACAACTAG
- a CDS encoding carboxypeptidase-like regulatory domain-containing protein has protein sequence MPRPHSPTPGAASKRLLPLLVVLLVSALLVSGFALPLAAQQAAELPDSPSAQTAAQATSITGVVTDEDGAAVAGASIALMHPDRPAMAAQKTVSGADGGFALNDVAPGAFQVSITAVGFSVQSLSGTIAQGQQDALGTIRLRASVNIGVNVSSNTEQMAEIEVRHEEKQRVLGIIPNYYIVYDGSTAPLDTKQKYRLAWRTAIDPTSFLGAGVIAGIEQGANTFPAYGQGAAGYAKRFGAAYADGFSANLLSNAVFPALFKQDPRYFYKGTGSVRSRAAYAIANSVVCKGDNGRWQLCYSGILGSLAAGGISNLYYPAADRNGVGLTLENTALGIAGGAASNLFEEFLLKKFTTHSHGQTHP, from the coding sequence ATGCCCCGACCCCACTCCCCAACTCCAGGCGCGGCCAGCAAGCGGTTGCTGCCGCTGCTCGTTGTGCTGCTGGTCTCGGCTCTGCTGGTCTCGGGCTTTGCGCTTCCTCTTGCGGCGCAGCAGGCTGCGGAGTTGCCGGACAGCCCTTCGGCGCAGACTGCCGCTCAGGCGACGAGCATTACCGGCGTCGTTACAGATGAGGACGGAGCTGCGGTCGCGGGCGCGAGCATCGCGTTGATGCATCCGGACCGGCCTGCGATGGCGGCGCAGAAGACGGTGTCGGGCGCTGATGGCGGGTTTGCGCTGAATGATGTGGCTCCGGGCGCGTTTCAGGTCTCGATTACTGCGGTTGGGTTCAGCGTGCAGAGCCTTTCGGGCACGATTGCGCAGGGGCAGCAGGATGCGCTGGGCACGATTCGATTGCGCGCTTCAGTGAACATTGGAGTTAACGTCTCCTCGAACACAGAGCAGATGGCCGAGATTGAAGTGCGCCATGAAGAGAAGCAGCGCGTGCTGGGCATCATTCCGAACTACTACATCGTCTATGACGGGAGCACGGCTCCGCTGGATACGAAGCAGAAGTATCGGCTCGCGTGGCGTACAGCGATAGACCCGACGAGCTTTCTAGGAGCTGGTGTGATTGCAGGGATTGAGCAGGGTGCGAATACCTTTCCTGCGTATGGGCAAGGAGCGGCGGGTTATGCGAAGCGATTTGGCGCAGCTTATGCCGATGGCTTCTCGGCAAATCTGCTGAGCAACGCCGTCTTCCCTGCCCTGTTCAAGCAAGACCCGCGCTACTTCTACAAGGGGACGGGCAGTGTGCGGTCGCGGGCGGCTTATGCGATTGCCAACTCTGTTGTGTGCAAAGGCGACAATGGACGCTGGCAACTTTGTTACTCGGGTATTCTCGGAAGTCTTGCAGCGGGAGGGATTTCGAACCTGTACTATCCGGCGGCCGATCGCAATGGCGTGGGCCTTACGTTGGAGAATACGGCGCTCGGCATTGCAGGCGGCGCGGCTTCGAACCTGTTTGAGGAGTTTCTGCTGAAGAAGTTCACGACGCACAGCCATGGGCAGACGCATCCTTAG
- the purN gene encoding phosphoribosylglycinamide formyltransferase, translated as MKRLGVLLSGRGSNFLAIARAIREQRLPGAEIAVVLSNREDAPGLAAAHKLGLPAFCVPSAGRSRVDHDAEMLARLHQHKVDLVCLAGYMRVITPDFIRAFPDRIVNIHPSLLPAFPGLDAQRQALEYGVKISGCTVHFVDEAVDHGVIILQKTVHVKDDDTVESLSARILEQEHIAYPEAIARVLSGEYTIEDRRFVSHENKALRVTAR; from the coding sequence ATGAAGCGTCTGGGCGTACTTCTTTCGGGCCGTGGCTCGAACTTTCTTGCCATCGCTAGGGCTATTCGCGAACAGCGTCTGCCTGGGGCGGAGATCGCTGTTGTGCTCTCAAACCGCGAGGACGCGCCTGGACTGGCAGCTGCGCATAAGCTTGGCCTGCCTGCATTCTGTGTGCCCTCGGCGGGGCGCAGCCGCGTTGACCACGATGCGGAGATGCTGGCGCGGTTGCATCAGCACAAGGTCGATCTTGTTTGCCTGGCCGGATACATGCGCGTGATTACGCCGGACTTTATTCGCGCGTTTCCTGATCGCATCGTCAACATTCATCCTTCGCTGCTGCCTGCTTTTCCGGGGCTCGATGCGCAACGGCAGGCGCTGGAGTATGGGGTGAAGATCTCAGGCTGCACCGTGCACTTCGTCGATGAGGCGGTGGACCACGGCGTAATTATTTTGCAGAAGACGGTCCATGTGAAGGACGACGATACGGTCGAGAGCCTCTCGGCGCGCATCCTTGAGCAGGAGCATATTGCTTATCCGGAGGCGATTGCCCGCGTGTTGAGCGGAGAGTACACGATTGAGGACCGGCGATTTGTGTCGCACGAGAACAAGGCTTTGCGGGTGACTGCGCGGTAG
- a CDS encoding S1C family serine protease yields MKLRPVLLVLVLLCGFYFLTTHFIPAGSVASWVHHTVKLGPQPNATETAFKGPLGTFNLTEADAAPAFDTEEQQNIAVYKKALPSVVNITSTAVAFDFFYGPVPQQGQGSGFILDKQGHILTNNHVIMNAQRVQVTLWNKHQYKAQVLQVDKNHDLALLQIDAPDLQPATLSTSQNLVVGQRVYAIGNPFGLSGTMTRGIISAIRSIRGPQNNPIEDAIQTDAAVNPGNSGGPLLNSRGEVIGITTLIANNGADQSSGIGFAIPINTAKAFLNDIAKYGYVRRPSLDIQTLAIGPDIAAQIGLAADYGLLIERVLPGGAADKAGLHGGTERAYQGNIPVMLGGDLIVGFDGQEIATPQDLQAALNAHRTGDVVTLTIFRGQRRMEVKVTLGDAKDQQGQLGQQQT; encoded by the coding sequence ATGAAACTTCGTCCGGTCTTGCTTGTGCTTGTTCTTCTGTGCGGCTTCTACTTTCTGACGACGCATTTCATACCAGCCGGTTCGGTCGCATCGTGGGTGCACCACACCGTCAAGCTCGGCCCGCAGCCCAACGCAACCGAAACCGCGTTCAAAGGCCCGCTCGGCACCTTCAACCTCACCGAAGCCGACGCCGCACCCGCCTTCGACACCGAAGAGCAGCAGAACATCGCGGTCTACAAAAAAGCGCTGCCCTCAGTGGTTAACATCACCTCCACCGCCGTCGCCTTCGACTTCTTCTACGGCCCCGTCCCGCAGCAGGGCCAGGGCTCAGGCTTCATCCTCGACAAGCAGGGCCACATCCTCACCAACAACCACGTCATCATGAACGCGCAGCGCGTCCAGGTCACGCTCTGGAACAAGCACCAGTACAAAGCGCAGGTCCTGCAGGTGGACAAGAACCACGACCTCGCTCTCCTGCAAATCGACGCGCCCGACCTGCAACCGGCCACGCTATCCACCTCGCAGAACCTCGTCGTCGGCCAGCGCGTCTACGCTATCGGCAACCCCTTCGGCCTCTCCGGCACCATGACGCGCGGCATCATCTCCGCCATCCGCTCCATTCGCGGCCCGCAAAATAATCCCATCGAAGACGCCATCCAGACCGACGCCGCCGTCAACCCCGGCAACTCCGGCGGCCCGCTGTTGAACTCGCGCGGCGAGGTCATCGGCATCACCACGCTCATCGCAAACAACGGCGCCGACCAGTCCTCCGGCATCGGCTTCGCCATCCCCATCAACACGGCCAAAGCCTTCCTCAACGACATCGCCAAGTACGGCTACGTCCGCCGTCCCTCGCTCGACATCCAAACCCTGGCCATCGGCCCCGATATCGCCGCGCAGATCGGCCTCGCCGCCGACTACGGCCTGCTCATCGAGCGCGTCCTCCCCGGCGGAGCAGCCGACAAAGCCGGCCTGCATGGAGGCACGGAGCGCGCCTACCAGGGCAACATTCCCGTCATGCTAGGCGGCGACCTCATCGTTGGTTTCGACGGACAGGAGATCGCCACCCCGCAGGACCTGCAAGCCGCATTGAACGCCCACCGCACAGGCGACGTCGTCACTCTGACCATCTTCCGCGGCCAGCGCCGCATGGAAGTCAAAGTCACACTCGGCGACGCCAAAGACCAGCAAGGGCAACTCGGCCAGCAACAGACCTAG
- the coaE gene encoding dephospho-CoA kinase (Dephospho-CoA kinase (CoaE) performs the final step in coenzyme A biosynthesis.) has translation MLRVGLTGGLGSGKSTVARIFAAHGAHVFSSDAMGRELMEPGQQVYAAIVAHFGPGIVLPDGHLDRPALGKIAFAEGRVEELNAIIHPAVIERQAELAEEIFASEPNAVVVVESALILETKHGGTKHGGEDRWRNRFDKLVLVTAPEEIKIARFVARSAGPDTTPEKQTALEDEARRRLAQQIPDDQKAALCDYVLTNDGSLQELEWQVDQLWPILQTLAT, from the coding sequence ATGCTGCGCGTAGGCCTCACGGGCGGACTAGGCAGCGGCAAATCCACCGTCGCACGCATATTCGCAGCCCACGGCGCGCACGTGTTCTCGTCGGACGCCATGGGTCGCGAGCTGATGGAGCCGGGCCAGCAAGTCTACGCCGCAATCGTCGCGCACTTCGGCCCAGGCATAGTTCTGCCCGACGGACACCTCGACCGCCCCGCGCTAGGCAAAATCGCCTTCGCTGAAGGCCGCGTCGAAGAGCTGAACGCAATCATTCATCCTGCGGTCATCGAGCGCCAGGCAGAACTTGCCGAAGAGATATTTGCCAGCGAACCGAACGCCGTCGTGGTCGTCGAGTCTGCGCTCATTCTCGAAACGAAGCATGGCGGAACAAAACACGGTGGCGAAGACCGCTGGCGCAACCGCTTCGACAAGCTCGTTCTCGTCACCGCTCCCGAAGAGATCAAGATCGCCCGCTTCGTAGCCCGCTCAGCCGGGCCAGACACAACTCCGGAAAAGCAAACCGCACTCGAAGACGAAGCGCGCCGCCGCCTGGCACAGCAGATTCCCGACGACCAGAAAGCCGCACTCTGCGACTACGTCCTCACCAACGACGGCTCACTGCAGGAACTGGAGTGGCAGGTAGACCAACTCTGGCCCATCCTGCAAACGCTCGCAACCTGA
- a CDS encoding bifunctional 5,10-methylenetetrahydrofolate dehydrogenase/5,10-methenyltetrahydrofolate cyclohydrolase: MKVMTTTARVLDGVAIAGQIKAEVAAEVKQLAAHGTTPGLAVVLVGHVPASEIYVRSKVKTCGELGIYSEMLTPPESVTTEEMLRIVADLNAREDIDGILIQLPLPKHVDTKRLLEAVSPDKDVDGFHPVNVGRLQSGQPGLAPCTPAGIMEILRRSNLPVAGQNAVVVGRSDIVGKPAAMMLLNASATVTVCHSKTRDLPAVTRGADLLVAAIGRPGFITRDMVKPGATLIDVGINRITDAHEVAGFFPNDTARAATFAKRGSVVVGDIHPEAFPISGAYTPVPGGVGALTIAMLMQNTVTAAKLRRGLKAGKS, translated from the coding sequence ATGAAAGTGATGACAACCACAGCACGCGTATTGGATGGCGTCGCAATCGCCGGCCAGATCAAGGCCGAGGTCGCGGCAGAGGTGAAGCAGCTTGCGGCCCACGGAACGACCCCCGGCCTGGCAGTTGTTCTCGTAGGCCACGTTCCTGCCTCCGAGATCTACGTCCGCAGCAAGGTCAAAACCTGCGGCGAACTCGGCATCTACAGCGAGATGCTCACCCCGCCCGAGTCCGTCACCACCGAAGAGATGCTCAGGATCGTCGCCGACCTCAACGCGCGCGAAGACATTGACGGCATCCTTATCCAGCTCCCGCTGCCCAAGCACGTCGACACCAAACGCCTGCTCGAAGCCGTCTCGCCAGACAAAGACGTCGACGGTTTTCATCCCGTGAACGTGGGCCGTCTGCAGAGCGGCCAGCCCGGCCTCGCCCCCTGCACCCCCGCCGGCATCATGGAGATCCTCCGCCGCAGCAACCTCCCCGTCGCAGGCCAGAACGCCGTCGTCGTCGGACGCTCCGACATCGTAGGCAAGCCCGCCGCGATGATGCTCCTGAACGCCTCAGCCACCGTCACCGTCTGCCACAGCAAAACGCGCGACCTCCCCGCCGTCACACGCGGAGCCGACCTGTTGGTCGCAGCCATCGGACGCCCCGGCTTCATCACCCGCGACATGGTTAAGCCCGGAGCCACGCTGATCGACGTCGGCATCAACCGCATCACCGACGCGCACGAAGTCGCAGGCTTCTTCCCCAACGACACAGCCCGCGCCGCCACGTTCGCCAAACGCGGCTCAGTCGTCGTCGGCGACATCCACCCCGAAGCATTCCCCATCTCCGGCGCATACACGCCAGTACCCGGCGGAGTCGGCGCACTCACCATCGCCATGCTCATGCAGAACACCGTAACGGCAGCCAAACTCCGCCGCGGACTCAAAGCAGGGAAGAGCTAG
- a CDS encoding Trm112 family protein, with the protein MEANVLKAKGLERLVCPVCHQQLGLADGGIRCMGCGRVYPSVDGIPVLIASRATGI; encoded by the coding sequence ATGGAAGCAAACGTGCTCAAGGCGAAGGGCCTCGAACGGCTGGTTTGCCCGGTCTGCCACCAACAGCTTGGGCTCGCGGATGGTGGTATCCGGTGCATGGGTTGTGGCCGCGTCTATCCGTCGGTTGACGGCATCCCGGTCCTAATCGCCAGTCGCGCCACTGGCATCTGA